In Miscanthus floridulus cultivar M001 chromosome 19, ASM1932011v1, whole genome shotgun sequence, the DNA window atgctacagtacagacatgtgctaatgacggattaattaggtttaataaattcgtctcgcggattactgacgaattctataatttgtttttttagtaTCCGAACACATCATACGACACCCTTTTATGACATCTGATGTGACACTCCAAAACTTTACGCCATAGATTTAAACAAAGACCTAAGATGAGCATACTAAAAATAAATTTGGTTCGGTCACATGTTACATCGACATAAATCTAGAGCATAGTGGACCTGCCAAGCTTACCTTCTTGGGTGGCCTTTGTGGCTGTGTCCCAACGCCTCATCATTGCTCTATGTTCGAAATCATTAGGTCTCTGTCACCACTGGCCATCGTTTTATGATATAGAAGCACCATGCAAAAACACTAAATTTGTAGTGGAATTGCATattacaaaaacaaaagttatttaACTGCAATTAtttgaaggaaaaaaaaagaatataGCAAAGTCAAATACAATGGATAAGGTACATTTTCCTTTCTTCCCAATTCAACTCAGCATATGTTTTCCTCTGTCATGATCAATGACAATGCAATTATACAGAATAGAAAACAGAAGGGATCAAGCAACAGCATCACTTGGATAACATTCATATTTGATTAAGAAATCACACCTCTGTGCGCTAGATAGAATATGACAACGTCACACGAAACATGCACTGAGATAAAAGAAATCGAGTATTCACATTTGACTTGCACTTGCTAGCAAGCTGCCTCACTGCTAAGTACTATATTTTCCCATCTTCCTAATCTAATTTTTTATCTGCTGGCTTCATTCTTTCAACTTCTAATTTAGTCTCTACATTGTTAATCAGCATGTAGCTGATTTGTGTGACTGAATGAATAAGCACTTAACTATGTTAGATAGAGAGTAGAGACTGGCATACACTATACTAAAGATGGCAGCTGGGCGGGTCTGGATCCGAAACCCGTGGGTTTTAGACCCGACGGGGGCGGGGGCGGATCTAGTTTTCGCCCCGCGGGTCTGTGGGTTCGGAGATCCGATTCGGGGCGGGTCGTGGTCGGGTCAAGGATTTTTCCCGCGGGTTCTCCGTGGAGACCCAAAATGTTAAAGGCCCGTGTAGAAGCCCAGCCCACAAGTGAATAACCCTAGGTATATAACCAGTAGCAGCCACTCTATCTCGCTTCTATCCATCCATTCCCATTCCTCAGTCCTCACAGCCGTCGCCCTGAGTCGAGCATGGCGCGTAGTGTCAGCGCTCGGCCTCTCGCTCGTCCCCGCGCAGGAGCCCCGCCGCTCGCCGACCTCGTGCAAGAGCCGCCACCCTCCCGACCTCGCGTTTGCACATGGGAACACTACCGCACTCAGGCAACTAGCAGCCTAGGGCCCTGCTCGCCTATGGGTTACTCCGATGGACTAACAGCGGCGGTGCTCCTCGGTCTCACACCTCCTAATGACTTGCTATTGTATTTTTGTGGCCGCATATTATATTGTATTCGGATTGTGGAGTCTAGTTTGCTGGGACGGATGAATGGATCTTGTATTTGCAACTTAGACTGTGAAGACAGCACTCTCGGGTTATGCTCATGTGCTGATGCAACTCGGGTCTCGGGGCCCGTCGGGTTCAAGGTCGGGTGCAATATTTCACCCAAATCAGGGTTCGGGGTCGGGGCGGGTTTTTCTATCGGGTTTCAGGTGCGGGTCCACGGAAGCTCCACCTGGCCCCAACCCGCACATTTGCTTACATTAATTGGTACATGTTAGAACTCGATGAAACAATAACTGAAATCAATCACTATCGGAATCCtcaaatttaccgagtgtttttatatTTGTCGAATGTATTCCCTCGGACACTCGGCGAAtaagtgatttgccgagtgctgcgctaaaaacactcgaaaaaaacactcggtaaaatagggggtttgccgagtgtaaaaaaacactcgacaaagagcgggtttgccgagtgtcaaaaaaaacactcgacaaagaaataaaatattttttctgaaaaagaaggagaagaaaaaaaaataaaaaaaacctttgccgagtgcaagatctacaacactcggcaaagaaatataaaatcttttttctgaaaaaaaggagaagaaaaaaaataaaaaaaaaccgtttgccgagtgctagatctacaacactcggcaaaaaaaattcttGGAAATAAAAGTCGCACTGCCTCACACATCGCCCCCTCCGTCACCCCGCACGACgcgcgcccctccctccctcccctcccagcTCCCAtctccctccccctcctcctccggcgccctcccctcctccctctttggcgcgcccccctcctcctcctggatccgGTGCGGCCccgccctcctccctctccggccCGGATCCGGCGCGGCCccaccctcctccctctccggcgcacctcctcctccttccggATCCGGCGTGGCCCCGCCCTCCTTCCTGTCCGGCCCGGATCCAGCGCGGCCccgccctcctccctctccggcgcgccccctcctcctccctctccggcacgtccccctcctcctccctctcccagatccggcGCCCCCCTCCtttcctccctctcccggatccgacgCGCccccctcctccttcctctcccggatccggggcgcccccctcctcctccctctccagcGCGGTCCCGCCCaaccctcctccctctcccggccctccctctctcggatccggcggcgccgcccccctcccggccctccctctccagatccggcggcgacgggcgtggtggtggtggcgagcgTGGCTGTTACGGCGGCCTGGGCGTGGTggcgcggcgtggtggtggtgcggcgtggtggggccctcccttcttccccggcgtggtGACGGTGGCAtggatggtggtggtgcggtgtggtggggccctcccttcttccccggcgtggatggtggtggtgcggcatggtggggccctcccttcttccctgacgtggtggcggcggcgtggatgGCGGCGACGGTGCTGGTGGTGCGGGCGTGGTGTCAACGtgtcttttttatttttatttttgaaaaaaaagtttgccgagtgttttttaaacactcggcaacgtctttgcctagtgcccgataaaaaacactcagcaaactagTGTTTGCCGAtacagggtttgccgagtgtaacactcgacaaactctttgccgagtgttttttgggttTGGCCGAGCAAACCTCCTGTATCCGGTAGCGAATGCTACAAATATCTACGACGCAACCGGTTAGAGCGAGCAGCAATCAATCAAACCTGTAGAAGGGGGACACGTGGAAGCCACTCTCGCGGTCGTAGGGCAGCATATGCCTGTCCTTGTTAGCGACGATGAAGCCGCTGCAAGTGCCGGCGAAGTCTAGCTCCATCTCGTGGGCGAAAAGCATGTGGAACGGTGGAAGTAATACGTCGATAGGCCTTCATTCCACCATGGCCTCGTGCACGCGGCCGCCACCATGCCCCTGCGGCGCGGCATCCGTCACCCGCACACCATGGATGTGTCGTCGTGCGCGGTAGCATGTTGGAACTTGTTTCGCTGAGGATGGCGAACGCGCACATCTGGAG includes these proteins:
- the LOC136525393 gene encoding uncharacterized protein; this encodes MPHHHHPRRGRREGPTTPHHHHPCHRHHAGEEGRAPPRRTTTTPRHHAQAAVTATLATTTTPVAAGSGEGGPGGGRRRRIREREGREREEGWAGPRWRGRRRGAPRIRERKEEGGASDPGEGGKEGGAGSGRGRRRGTCRRGRRRGRAGEGGGRGRAGSGPDRKEGGATPDPEGGGGAPEREEGGAAPDPGRRGRRAGPHRIQEEEGGAPKREEGRAPEEEGEGDGSWEGREGGARVVRGDGGGDV